In Anaerobranca californiensis DSM 14826, a single genomic region encodes these proteins:
- the mnmA gene encoding tRNA 2-thiouridine(34) synthase MnmA codes for MEKTRVVIGMSGGVDSSVAALLLKEQGYDVIGIFMKNWEEKDEYGVCTSTKDYEDVRKVCDQIGIPYYTVNFQKEYWERVFQYFLDEYKKGRTPNPDVMCNKEIKFKAFLDYALKIGAQYLATGHYAQIEYLDGEYKLKRGADPNKDQTYFLNTLGQYELSKTLFPIGHLQKSEVREIAKKAGLATAGKKDSTGICFIGEKNFKEFLSTYLPAKPGEMRTLSGEYKGKHDGLMYYTLGQRKGLGIGGSGNGKPWFVVGKDLKNNILYVEQGDDHPKLYSKGLYATDVSFVTDKEMPKEFQCTVKVRYRQKDQPATVYLTENNTCKVMFQQPMRAVTPGQAVVFYQGEYCLGGGIIDKTIE; via the coding sequence ATGGAAAAAACTAGAGTCGTTATAGGAATGTCAGGTGGAGTAGATTCCTCTGTGGCAGCTTTGTTGCTGAAAGAGCAGGGCTATGACGTCATAGGTATATTTATGAAAAACTGGGAAGAAAAAGATGAATATGGAGTTTGTACTTCTACTAAAGACTATGAAGATGTGAGAAAAGTTTGTGATCAAATTGGGATACCCTATTATACTGTAAACTTCCAAAAAGAATATTGGGAGAGGGTTTTTCAGTACTTCCTCGATGAATATAAAAAGGGAAGAACCCCTAATCCCGATGTGATGTGCAATAAAGAAATCAAATTTAAAGCCTTTTTAGACTATGCTTTAAAAATAGGTGCCCAGTATTTAGCTACTGGTCATTATGCCCAAATAGAGTATTTAGATGGAGAATATAAGTTGAAAAGGGGAGCAGATCCTAACAAAGACCAAACATATTTTTTAAATACCTTAGGTCAATATGAACTTTCTAAAACGCTATTTCCCATTGGCCATTTACAAAAAAGTGAAGTCAGGGAGATAGCGAAAAAAGCAGGATTAGCCACAGCGGGGAAAAAAGATAGTACCGGCATCTGTTTTATAGGAGAGAAAAATTTTAAAGAATTTTTAAGTACCTATTTACCGGCAAAACCCGGGGAAATGAGGACATTATCCGGTGAATATAAAGGGAAACACGATGGATTGATGTACTATACCCTAGGACAGAGAAAGGGTTTAGGAATAGGGGGTTCTGGAAACGGTAAACCATGGTTTGTGGTAGGGAAAGACCTAAAAAACAACATCCTTTATGTAGAACAAGGGGATGACCACCCAAAACTCTACTCCAAAGGTCTTTATGCCACCGATGTCAGCTTTGTGACAGATAAAGAAATGCCAAAGGAATTCCAATGTACTGTCAAAGTTCGTTATCGACAAAAAGATCAACCAGCTACCGTTTATTTAACAGAAAATAACACCTGTAAAGTGATGTTTCAGCAGCCTATGCGGGCAGTGACTCCCGGTCAAGCAGTAGTCTTTTATCAAGGGGAATACTGTCTCGGTGGAGGAATTATAGACAAAACTATAGAATAA